The DNA segment GGTTGCTTTTGCAGCAGTTATTTTATCAGCTATTTGTTTTGCTAATAATTTATTCTTAATAATCGGTTCAATTTGCTCTCTTACTGATTCCGGATCAGCTGTTCCTGCATCCTGAATACCGTTTACAAAAGCGACGATACGATCACCTGTCCCTTCTACTGCAAATATATCAGTATCTCCTTTTTTAGTTTTCTTGTTAAACGCCCACGCGATTACTTCCTCATCCTTGTCAGTTCCTAATCCAGGAATTTGACCTTGGAAACGACCAATCTCTTTCGGATTAGTGAAGTTGTAATTGTTTTTCTTTGCAATATTTGCAAAATCGTTGAAACTCTTACCTTGAACCTGTTGAATAAACTTGGTTGCTTTGGTGTAAATTTCATTTTCAGTTTTATCAGAAGGCTTAACTGCTTTCACTAAGTTAGCAACCTTATAAGTCATTGCTCCCGCTTTTTTGTCTTCAATATTGATAACGTGGTATCCAAATTGAGTTTCAACAACTGAAGTGGCTCCTTTACCATTTGTTGCTAGAAAGTTTAAATACTCAGGAACAAAAGGAGTTTCCGGAGTCGTCCAACCAACACTTCCGCCTTGTGCTGCTGAGTTAGGATCCGCCGAATATTTCAAAAATTCTGTAAATTTCGATGGATCAGCTTTAATAACATTCCCAATTGAGTCTGCTAATTTTTTAGCTGCCTCTTTTGTTCTGGTTTCTTTCTCACCAGCTTGATTTCCTTTGTAAGTCACTAAAATATGACGGGAAAGTGTAGAATCAGATGGTTTTTTATCTAAAAGTTTTGAAACTACTAAATAATTCTGCTCTTTGTATGGTCCGAAAGTCGTCCCGACAGCTGCACCTAAAACCTTATCTTTAATAGACGGAGGAAGTTGATTCGCTGCAAAATATTGAGGATTGTAAGGTAGATCCGAATTCAACGCAATGAACATCGAGTCATTCTTTGTCGTCTGGAAACTTTCGTTTTCACTTAAATCACTTCCCGTTGTAAATAATTTATTAATTTCCTTCTGTGCTGCTGCTTCGTCGTCCGCACTTGGTGCAGCTGGAAAAAATACCAGACCAAGATTTCTGCTCGCATCTCTTTTAAACATGATTGGATGCGCTTTTACATAATCCGCTAAGTCTTTCGTCGTTACTTTAATCGGATTCTTTTTAGCATATGCATCATAATCAATTTTCACAAAGTCGATATCTGCTACTTGATCTCTTTGTTTGAGGATTTCTTCAACTTCTTTTTTGCTAACC comes from the Chryseobacterium sp. SNU WT5 genome and includes:
- a CDS encoding peptidylprolyl isomerase; translated protein: MAILGEIRNRPWLLMGIIAVAMLAFVVNPDSLEKLFGAEPSVYGKVNGDEISKEDFDDQLFILQQQAQQQGQPTKGLEEQAWQMLIQSKLIKQQFEKMGLTLTEDMFWNQLQFDPMFAQNKDNFDEKGNFKVQEIKKQVEELKGTNVEMYNNWMKTRKAIEYRMMARQLFANVTTGVTVSKKEVEEILKQRDQVADIDFVKIDYDAYAKKNPIKVTTKDLADYVKAHPIMFKRDASRNLGLVFFPAAPSADDEAAAQKEINKLFTTGSDLSENESFQTTKNDSMFIALNSDLPYNPQYFAANQLPPSIKDKVLGAAVGTTFGPYKEQNYLVVSKLLDKKPSDSTLSRHILVTYKGNQAGEKETRTKEAAKKLADSIGNVIKADPSKFTEFLKYSADPNSAAQGGSVGWTTPETPFVPEYLNFLATNGKGATSVVETQFGYHVINIEDKKAGAMTYKVANLVKAVKPSDKTENEIYTKATKFIQQVQGKSFNDFANIAKKNNYNFTNPKEIGRFQGQIPGLGTDKDEEVIAWAFNKKTKKGDTDIFAVEGTGDRIVAFVNGIQDAGTADPESVREQIEPIIKNKLLAKQIADKITAAKATSLDQVAKMFGVTKQSAKVNLLNPQVNGAMEPRVSGAAFGVAKNKLSNPVEGMTGVYVVLKKSETINKQPGDVKQMTDAIAGQNSQQFGQAFLKSLQDNAKIKDHRIEIYNQSAQQ